CGGGTTGACCCCGTTAACCCAGTTGCTTATCCTCCTGGTCTGACAGCTCAGCGGCGATGGCACTAAGTCTTCGCAACCGGTAATTCACCCCCGATTTGGTAAGGGGGGGATCCAGGTAGCGGCCGAGCTCCGCCAAACTGACATAGGGATGTTCTAGTCGCGCTAAGGCCACCTGTAGCAAGCCATCGGGCAGATTATGCAGGCCCATCCTCGCCTCGATAAGCTTAATCTCGTTCACTTGTTCCATAGCGGCTTTGATTGTTTTGTCCATGTTGGCGGTTTCGCAGTTCACCAGTCGATTCACCTGTCCCACCACGTTCTTTTGGACACGGACCTCTTCAAATCTCATCACTGCCACACTAGCCCCCACCAACCGGAGGAAATCAGCGATACTGTCGGCCCGCTTCAGGTAAACCACGGGACTACGGTTGCGGTAAACCAACCCCGCACCTTCAATCCCCAGCTGCTTCAGATAACCCATGACCAGATCCGCCTCGTTCCGATCCGTAAGGCTTATCTCCAGATGATAGCCCCGCTGTGGATCGGTGATGGAACCTGTACAGAGAAAATAGGTTCGCAGACAGGCTCGCTGGCAGCAGCTATTTTCCAGATTGGTGGGTCCTTCCGAAAGCAAGCCCAAGACTTCCGCAGGGATACGGATCACATATTTTGACCGCCTGGGTCGTCCCGTGTGCACCACTTCCAAGGCACCATTGACCCCCAACTGTTTGAGCAACATGAAAACCCGCTTGGCACCCGAGGGATGATCAAACCAGAATTCGAATTGCCTTCCCTCGGTGGTACCCGGTGTCAGTCGGCCGGTCAAGTCCACCAGCACACCTAACTCCGCTTCCACACAACATTTCCTATCCACGGGCAAGGTAGCCAGCTCTGCTTTCACTCTGCGGGAAAAGGTATCAGCCATTCAGCATCTCCTCACTGTTTTCTGCCAATAATGGCAGTTCTCACCTGTCCACCATCCACCACCGCTGAGATGATCACTGGCCACGGGGTATTGTTCCGAAACTTGAAGTCCACATCGGGCCACGCCACGGTGGCGTCCATCCCCCGGGCAATGTAGGTGACGGACATATTATGCAAGTGCCGCTCTACAATCTCCAGACCTGCCAGTCGCACGGCATTGTAGAGGGTACTGGAAACCTGACAAACGCCACCTCCAACATCATCCACCACTGAGCTACCCACGATGACCGGCGCTGGGCGGTACCCTTTCTCATAGGTACGTTCCCCCACCACCTGATTAAAGGAAAAAACCTCCCCCGGCCCCACCACCGTCCCATCAATGGCGGTCATGCACAACCGAATGTTCTGTATACGGCCAGGACTACCCATCAGGACCGTATGAAAGACCCCCAGCACATCGTGAAGGCTAGCCAGCATTTCAAAGGTGATCTCCGGACGGACCTCGGTGTATACCAGCTTCAGGCTCTCCCTAGGACTAGCCTGCAGGACCATTTGCACCGTTCCGTCCACATCCACCATGCGTCCCATCTGTCCAGGGATGATTTCACCGGTGGCTTTGTCGATCTGTGCATTCACCGGCGGTGTGCTGTGGACTTCTGCCAGATCCTCCACAATGCGCCGGACTTCGTGGGGAAACAACCCACCCATGGGCTGTCCCTCCAGGGTTACCCCAGGTCTTACACCGTATAACAACCGTTCCACCCGCTGCACGACACTACCGAGGAGAACCAAGGTGAGCAAGGGTATAACAACCAGCCTGATCTCCCGGGGTGTGATCACCGTGAACACTGTCCTAGCCATCTTGCCACCCCACGATCGTTATTTGCACAAGGGAACCTCAGCCAGCAACTCCCGATTCTGATTCTGGAAGATTACCGTCTTGACGCCAACCAAGGTTTCCCTGGGGATGGAAACGATATGTCCAGGATAGGTCACCACCATTGTCACCAGATCCTGGGGGCGAGGCCGTTGGATTTTGATGTGGACAATCAACTGGCCACGGCGCTTGGATATCCGGTGGATCCGGATGTCATACCCTCCCGTGGCGCACTCTCCGAGGAAGGCACCCAGAAGCACTTCCCGGTCGAAATCAACCTTTGGCAACGGACCGGGCTGCCAAAGGTACGACCACAGATCCTCCAGTTGGGCCCGGGAGGTAACTACCCTATAAAAGTTCTTCCGGGCACCCACCCTACACACATCACCCAGCGGAATCCGCCAGGAAGACCGAAAGGCCATCGCCATGATCACTCCTATGCATGAATCCCCTTTTTCATTCTATTCGTCCCGGGACTTAAATAGAATGTGCATAATGATCTGCGCCAATTTACCAGGATCATGACGGGCCAATTCTCGGCCGTTAAGGAGGGGAGAAACCACCGGTTTGCAGCCCAAGGCACGTAAAGCTTCCACATCCACCTCTACCGGATAGGCCCCTTCGTTGGCGTAACGAGCCGCCAGTTCCGGACTCAGGGACTCATTGTTAATCACCACGTATTCAACGATGGGAAAGCCCACGTGGTCAAAAACAGCACGGACATGGTCCGAAGCCTTGTAGCCGTCGGTTTCCCCCGGTTGGGTCATGATGTTGCAGACATACAGCTTCAACGCGGAGGCCTGGGCAATGGCATCGGTGATCTCCGGAACCAATAGGTTAGGCAAGACACTGGTATACAGGCTACCCGGGCCCAGGATGATGAGATCCGCCTCGTGGATGGCCGAAATCGCCAGTTCCGTTGGCTCTGGCCGCGGGTCAAGCTGCAAGCGTCTGATCTGTTTTCTTTGCGCTACAATGTTGCACTCACCCTTGGCCCGCGTGCCATCGGTAAACTCCGCCTCCAGCACCACCCGGTTCAGGGTGGACGGCAACACTAGACCACGTACCGCCAAGACCCGACTGGAAAGCCTGATGGCCTCCTGAAAATCCCCGGTAATGTCGGTCATGGCCGCCAAAAAGAGATTACCAAAACTGTGACCCGCTAATCCATTGCCTTGGGAAAACCGATATTGAAATAGCTTCTCCATGAGGGGTTCTGTATCCGCTAGGGCCACCAGGTTGTTTCTGATGTCCCCTGGCGGAAGAACCCCCAACTCTTCCGAAAGCCGGCCGGAGCTGCCGCCATCATCGGTGGTAGTGACAATGGCCGTGATATTGGTGGTATACTCCTTCAAGCCCCGGAGCATAGTACTCAGCCCCGTGCCGCCCCCCACCACCACAATCTTCGGGCCCCGGTTCAGCTGCCGCTCCCGGTACACCACATCCACAATGTCCTTCGCCGGACAGGGACTGAGGACACAGGTAATAGACAAAACCACCCGGCGGATCCCTATGACTACAAGGGTTCCCCCGGCCAGGATAAAGGCAACGGCAAAGCCCACATCCAAATGTTGCCCCACCGCCGGGGCAAGAACCTCAACGGCCTCCAACTGGTAGGGAAAGGCCCAGCCCGAAAGATGAAAGATTCCGCCAAGACCCAGGGCTAACAAAAACACACCTAGGGTGATCAGAACCACCCATCTTTTCACCCCCATACCGGGGTACAACCATTTCCACGCGCGCATGACCACGCCCCCTGCCCAATTTATATATCGCGATGTTCCAGGACAGTCTTATACCCTTGACTCCTCACATATTCAGCTAACCGGTTAGCCATCGCCACAGAGCGATGTCTACCGCCGGTACATCCGATGGCAATGGTCAGATGGGTCTTCCCTTCCGAGACGTATTGGGGGGTAAGAAAACCCACAAAGTCCAGCAACTTGTCCATAAAACGTTGGGCAATGGGCCATTTAAAGATATACTCATCCACTTCTTTGTCATTGCCGGTGAGATTCTTCAGGGACTCCACATAGAAGGGGTTTGGCAAGAAACGTACATCTATAACCAAATCCGCATCCAAGGGGATACCGTTGGCAAAACCAAAGGACATACAGGTTACTGTCAACCGATCGGTTTCTGTCTTTTCCAGATAGGCGGTAATCTGCTTCTTTAGCTCCGCCACCGTAAGGGAGGAAGTATCAATGATCCGATCGGCCCGTCCCCGCAACTCCCCAAGGCGACGGCGTTCTTCGGAAATGCTTTCCGCGATCCCCCGCTCAGGACCGAGGGGATGGCGCCGACGGGTTTCCTTAAACCGCCGGATTAGAACCTCGTCGGAAGCCTCCAGAAACAGGATATTGTACTTGTACCCCAATGCTTCCAGTTCTTGGAAGGCAACAAAAAGATCATCAAAAAACTGGCCGCCGCGAATATCGCAGACGATGGCCACTCCCGCAAACCTGCCATCGGAGTGGCAGAACAGTTCCACAAATTTCACGATGAGCACCGGGGGTAAGTTGTCCACACAAAAATAA
This region of Bacillota bacterium genomic DNA includes:
- the rapZ gene encoding RNase adapter RapZ encodes the protein MGNCLGEKRLVIITGLSGAGKSEAIRSFEDLGYFCVDNLPPVLIVKFVELFCHSDGRFAGVAIVCDIRGGQFFDDLFVAFQELEALGYKYNILFLEASDEVLIRRFKETRRRHPLGPERGIAESISEERRRLGELRGRADRIIDTSSLTVAELKKQITAYLEKTETDRLTVTCMSFGFANGIPLDADLVIDVRFLPNPFYVESLKNLTGNDKEVDEYIFKWPIAQRFMDKLLDFVGFLTPQYVSEGKTHLTIAIGCTGGRHRSVAMANRLAEYVRSQGYKTVLEHRDI
- the whiA gene encoding DNA-binding protein WhiA; protein product: MADTFSRRVKAELATLPVDRKCCVEAELGVLVDLTGRLTPGTTEGRQFEFWFDHPSGAKRVFMLLKQLGVNGALEVVHTGRPRRSKYVIRIPAEVLGLLSEGPTNLENSCCQRACLRTYFLCTGSITDPQRGYHLEISLTDRNEADLVMGYLKQLGIEGAGLVYRNRSPVVYLKRADSIADFLRLVGASVAVMRFEEVRVQKNVVGQVNRLVNCETANMDKTIKAAMEQVNEIKLIEARMGLHNLPDGLLQVALARLEHPYVSLAELGRYLDPPLTKSGVNYRLRRLSAIAAELSDQEDKQLG
- a CDS encoding protease complex subunit PrcB family protein; this encodes MAFRSSWRIPLGDVCRVGARKNFYRVVTSRAQLEDLWSYLWQPGPLPKVDFDREVLLGAFLGECATGGYDIRIHRISKRRGQLIVHIKIQRPRPQDLVTMVVTYPGHIVSIPRETLVGVKTVIFQNQNRELLAEVPLCK
- a CDS encoding YvcK family protein; translation: MRAWKWLYPGMGVKRWVVLITLGVFLLALGLGGIFHLSGWAFPYQLEAVEVLAPAVGQHLDVGFAVAFILAGGTLVVIGIRRVVLSITCVLSPCPAKDIVDVVYRERQLNRGPKIVVVGGGTGLSTMLRGLKEYTTNITAIVTTTDDGGSSGRLSEELGVLPPGDIRNNLVALADTEPLMEKLFQYRFSQGNGLAGHSFGNLFLAAMTDITGDFQEAIRLSSRVLAVRGLVLPSTLNRVVLEAEFTDGTRAKGECNIVAQRKQIRRLQLDPRPEPTELAISAIHEADLIILGPGSLYTSVLPNLLVPEITDAIAQASALKLYVCNIMTQPGETDGYKASDHVRAVFDHVGFPIVEYVVINNESLSPELAARYANEGAYPVEVDVEALRALGCKPVVSPLLNGRELARHDPGKLAQIIMHILFKSRDE